A genomic stretch from Colwellia sp. Arc7-635 includes:
- a CDS encoding tandem-95 repeat protein, with amino-acid sequence MFNRACIYLIVFLGLTACGGGGESQPSSEVSKSAPVQVVPEPITAPAPIVNTVDFTGKAGTKLLVAKKINGEPTESLANVSSSFSNAIGTIRHASSSANVEGNLTLGVTASDSDLMQSVSLYLPNSGRSFVICSNDCSPDYESTITGFNPELADETAGSLRIELIVEDSLGNSAVVDALSVNWQPIQISALNASRENNVVSVSWSGNSKLARYNLYAATESGVTALNALELENGIQQLAINTTSAQFSDVDLSKNYSLLITGIDSGGESGASAPYILPKVGGIPNTPPIANNDNYEINEDESLTANILDNDQDPEGQLIQLDSILQQPFNGVLDFDDIGNITYQPSPNFNGIDSFSYRIIDTEGAISEAMVVFNILPVNDSPVAVDDVYGVDVRGSISLDEGNLLSNDSDIDSDTLSVLTTPIEGPQKGTLVLNADGSFSYQSFEVLVDNDQFVYQIRDDQGATANATVQILANGDISPPIALNDVYQVDEDETLVIASIDLGILSNDSDPNSLPFELLEDLITDPEHGQLNLALNGTFTYIPNSNFFGVDQFQYQIKNSAGMLAQAFVTITVEPAGDIPIALDDNYQAEEDMNLIVSAISGLLINDIDFDDSILIVNTTPISPPQKGQLVLANNGGFSYMPSADFSGIDSFTYQVINAAGLTNTANVNITVMPRNDAPIAADDTATTNEDTSIVVDVIANDIDVDGDAIFLLSVDNAIASIENNTLRITPPENFFGQLSVSYEISDGVNETATASLFVTVLPVNDIPSALDDNYSTFEDTLLDVLITGAGHLLDNDSDVDGDTLTINTTPVSNVNNGSLNLSSNGSFRYIPNSNFSGSDSFIYQVSDGNGGSAQATVNLTINGVNDTPVLTADSYSVDEDNELRLLVGDINQLLSNDSDADGDTLTVNTTPITTTSNGSLTLNSDGSFSYNPQLDFNGTDSFIYEVSDGHGASAQASVSLTVNPVNDIPLLTNDSYAIDEDLTLTKLVGDIDQLLSNDSDADGDTLTINTTPVSNVNNGSLNLSSNGSFRYIPNSNFSGSDSFIYQVSDGNGGSAQATVNLTINAVNDTPVLTADSYSVDEDNELRLLVGDINQLLSNDSDADGDTLTVNTTPITTTSNGSLTLNSDGSFSYNPQLDFNGTDSFIYEVSDGHGASAQASVSLTVNPVNDIPLLTNDSYGIDEDLTLTKLLGDIDQLLSNDSDADGDTLTVNTVPVVGTNHGALTLNNDGSFIYIPTDNYNGSDSFIYQVNDGQGGTAQASATLTINAINDIPVAGDNSYNFIQNTTLNVLPGNVNHLLANDNDIDGDALTVDTTPVNNVINGTLTLNTDGSFSYVPSTNFNGIDSFTYKVTDSNGGSAEAIVTLTSVTINHLPVANADSYTFNEDTPLIKLISDSDHLLTNDSDADGDALTVNTTPVSNVSSGSLTLNNNGSFSYIPRPNFHGTDSFTYEISDVNGDVAQASVTLVVNSINDVPVAVNDSYSFAEDFTWERRVTDGDQLLSNDSDADGDTLVVNTTPVSNVSNGTLTLNNDGSFLYVPDSDFSGIDNFTYQISDGNGGSAQASVTLIVHAIADLPIAVADSYTVDEDVTLFKLVGDSDHLLSNDSDADGDSLTVNTTPIFNVSNGSLTLVNDGSFTYIPNSEFNGADSFTYQINDGHGGTAQASVSLTIQAVNDAPIATNQVFNIDEDKTDGDIVGTVVASDKEGDSLSYTLTAGDTALFNISSTTGVMTLAGTQPLDFETNSQHNVTVTIADNGIPIAESTDINIVINVNDTGETGVLSETLSFGRPVIGALELTGIKTQAKLTDSVHHGDKVYFVGSVDNVDKDLYMVAYNRDGLLDNSFGNAGVKTFDFGDNEYAKSIVTHGGKYYIAFDRDNGTYTEICFLKVNGSGDLEASYGNDGLSCTTEQRKLSINDAVLDGNNIIAVGKVEGTDDDLLVIKIDDDGNFIDHTPADITDSPHIYKDISGLGLDDEGVAIYSPDNNKFMITGNVLTSDGDKDIFAWLLDDSGTAISTFNSGTAQFYDVSGTDDQVYALGGEEESGFTTHMVGATVLANGVKEAVIIAIDATGAPTPLFGNNGIVTYDVDGDADAGTGYAEFTGFAYYSSQLYLSGTLFDGQSKPFTTRVFANSGAVDIGNYGVGGYQKIAYATDNAYALNMTLDDDYTMWLSGYVESGSDKNMIINAVDVNGALCNKDCEYDFADGKEILIHSSMASDDTLAQVIQITSGLQQNKFIAVSTADDGTNQHVIMTRLTQAGLLDTSFDSDGHKQLKIATSTMASGLFELPNNQLIVYGNVTDGGVVSGFIARIDQNGLLDSSFATGGIYTATGFGASALKFNQVKVDTLGRLVAVGSYENGSKSAFVLRLSDSGVLDSTFNTLETSGYIIGAVTDDYSTVTIDSSNSIYVAGYRDIGDKDMLLVKYLATGALDSSLNGSGELTVDVNSGIDDYVEHINFDSNSDLYLIGNELGVTEKVAIAKVSSAGVLDSSFSNDGIASITMAPLFGDSGMTSAAIGSNNNIVVAGFGEILGAKSYMVGRIKTDGSLDSTFDINGYFMTLTCNSSGQLESIILLNNSSLVVAGQCYVDSTEGKNIEISHYQLN; translated from the coding sequence ATGTTTAATCGTGCATGTATTTATCTGATTGTATTTTTAGGTCTAACAGCCTGTGGCGGTGGTGGAGAATCGCAGCCTTCGTCAGAAGTAAGTAAAAGTGCTCCTGTTCAAGTGGTCCCTGAACCGATAACAGCACCTGCTCCGATAGTAAATACTGTCGACTTTACTGGGAAGGCAGGTACAAAATTGTTGGTGGCTAAGAAAATTAATGGTGAGCCGACGGAAAGTCTTGCCAATGTTAGTAGTAGCTTTTCCAATGCTATAGGCACCATTAGGCATGCAAGTTCAAGTGCGAATGTTGAGGGAAACCTAACCTTAGGTGTTACTGCTTCGGATAGTGATTTAATGCAATCAGTATCACTGTATTTACCCAACTCTGGCCGTAGTTTTGTTATATGCTCAAATGACTGTAGCCCTGATTATGAATCAACCATAACGGGGTTTAACCCTGAACTTGCTGATGAAACAGCAGGCTCTTTGCGTATTGAACTTATCGTTGAAGATAGTTTAGGTAATAGTGCTGTTGTTGATGCGCTGAGTGTTAATTGGCAGCCTATTCAAATTTCAGCACTGAATGCCAGTCGAGAAAATAACGTAGTCTCAGTCTCCTGGTCAGGAAACTCTAAATTAGCGCGCTATAATTTATATGCTGCAACCGAGTCAGGTGTAACCGCTTTAAATGCCCTTGAACTAGAGAATGGCATTCAACAACTTGCTATTAATACTACTTCAGCGCAATTTAGTGACGTTGATTTGAGTAAAAATTATTCGTTACTGATTACTGGTATTGATAGTGGTGGTGAAAGTGGTGCATCAGCGCCTTATATTCTTCCTAAAGTAGGAGGTATCCCCAATACACCTCCGATTGCTAATAATGATAATTATGAAATTAACGAAGATGAATCGTTAACGGCTAATATCTTGGATAATGATCAAGACCCTGAAGGGCAACTTATCCAGCTAGATAGTATTTTACAACAGCCATTCAATGGAGTGCTCGATTTCGATGATATCGGTAACATTACTTACCAACCGAGTCCTAACTTTAATGGCATAGACAGCTTTAGTTATCGTATCATTGATACTGAAGGTGCTATTTCTGAAGCAATGGTCGTTTTTAATATATTACCAGTCAATGATAGTCCAGTCGCTGTTGATGATGTCTATGGTGTTGACGTTAGAGGCAGTATTAGCCTCGATGAAGGTAATTTATTAAGTAATGACTCTGACATTGATAGTGATACGTTAAGTGTATTAACAACTCCTATCGAAGGTCCTCAAAAAGGGACGTTAGTGCTAAATGCCGATGGCAGTTTTTCTTATCAATCATTTGAAGTGTTAGTCGACAATGATCAATTCGTTTATCAAATACGTGATGATCAAGGCGCAACAGCAAATGCTACGGTTCAAATTCTAGCAAATGGTGATATTTCACCACCGATTGCACTTAACGATGTATACCAAGTTGATGAAGATGAAACGCTGGTGATAGCATCGATTGATTTAGGGATTTTGAGTAATGATAGTGACCCTAATAGTTTGCCATTTGAGCTACTTGAAGACTTGATTACTGATCCTGAACATGGTCAATTGAATCTAGCTTTAAATGGCACTTTCACCTATATACCCAATAGTAATTTTTTTGGTGTCGATCAATTTCAATACCAAATAAAAAACTCTGCAGGCATGTTGGCGCAAGCATTCGTTACCATCACGGTCGAACCTGCAGGTGATATACCCATTGCACTTGATGATAATTATCAAGCTGAAGAGGATATGAATTTGATCGTATCTGCGATATCAGGGCTACTAATTAATGATATTGATTTTGATGACTCGATATTAATTGTAAACACTACACCGATTAGTCCACCTCAAAAAGGACAGTTGGTATTAGCAAATAATGGCGGTTTTAGTTATATGCCAAGTGCTGACTTTAGTGGTATCGATAGTTTTACTTATCAGGTGATAAACGCAGCAGGGTTAACGAATACTGCGAACGTTAATATAACGGTTATGCCGAGAAATGATGCTCCTATTGCTGCTGATGATACTGCCACTACCAATGAAGACACCAGTATTGTTGTTGATGTCATAGCGAATGATATTGATGTAGATGGCGATGCAATTTTCTTGCTGTCTGTTGATAATGCAATAGCATCTATTGAAAATAATACCTTGCGTATTACGCCACCGGAAAATTTCTTTGGGCAGCTTAGTGTCAGCTACGAAATCTCTGATGGTGTCAATGAAACCGCTACGGCTAGCTTATTCGTAACCGTTTTACCAGTGAACGATATTCCTTCTGCGCTAGATGATAACTACAGTACTTTTGAAGATACACTGTTAGATGTGTTAATTACTGGGGCTGGCCATTTACTAGATAATGACAGTGATGTCGATGGCGATACGTTAACAATAAATACCACACCGGTATCAAATGTTAATAACGGAAGCTTAAATTTAAGTAGCAATGGCTCGTTCCGTTATATTCCAAACAGTAATTTTAGTGGTAGCGATAGCTTTATCTACCAAGTGAGTGACGGTAATGGCGGTAGCGCACAAGCAACGGTTAATTTAACAATTAATGGCGTTAATGATACACCTGTACTTACCGCGGATAGCTATAGCGTTGATGAAGATAACGAATTAAGGCTGTTGGTTGGTGATATTAACCAATTACTCAGTAATGATAGTGATGCTGATGGCGATACGTTAACAGTGAATACGACTCCCATCACAACCACCAGTAATGGTAGCTTAACGCTAAATAGTGATGGCTCATTCAGCTATAATCCACAGCTTGACTTTAATGGCACAGATAGTTTTATTTATGAAGTTAGTGATGGTCACGGGGCTAGCGCACAAGCGTCAGTATCATTAACTGTTAACCCAGTTAATGACATTCCTTTGCTTACCAATGACAGCTACGCTATTGACGAGGATCTGACTTTAACTAAATTGGTCGGTGATATTGATCAACTGTTGAGTAATGACAGTGATGCCGATGGCGATACGTTAACGATAAACACCACACCAGTATCAAATGTTAATAACGGAAGCTTAAATTTAAGTAGCAATGGCTCGTTCCGTTATATTCCAAACAGTAATTTTAGTGGTAGCGATAGCTTTATCTACCAAGTGAGTGACGGTAATGGCGGTAGCGCACAAGCAACGGTTAATTTAACAATTAATGCCGTTAATGATACACCTGTACTTACCGCGGATAGCTATAGCGTTGATGAAGATAACGAATTAAGGCTGTTGGTTGGCGATATTAACCAATTACTCAGTAATGATAGTGATGCTGATGGCGATACGTTAACAGTGAATACGACTCCCATCACAACCACCAGTAATGGTAGCTTAACGCTAAATAGTGATGGCTCATTCAGCTATAATCCACAGCTTGACTTTAATGGCACAGATAGTTTTATTTATGAAGTTAGTGATGGTCATGGAGCTAGCGCACAAGCGTCAGTATCATTAACCGTCAATCCAGTTAATGACATCCCTTTACTTACCAATGACAGCTACGGTATTGACGAGGACCTGACTTTAACTAAATTGCTTGGTGATATTGATCAACTGTTGAGTAATGACAGTGATGCCGATGGCGACACATTGACAGTAAATACTGTACCCGTCGTGGGGACTAATCACGGTGCTTTAACACTTAATAATGATGGTTCATTTATTTATATTCCCACAGATAATTACAATGGCAGCGATAGTTTTATCTATCAAGTCAATGATGGTCAAGGTGGTACAGCGCAGGCAAGTGCTACGTTAACCATTAATGCCATTAACGACATCCCAGTTGCCGGTGATAATAGCTACAATTTTATCCAAAACACAACACTCAACGTTTTGCCTGGTAATGTTAATCATTTATTAGCTAATGATAATGACATTGATGGTGATGCCTTGACGGTAGATACCACACCAGTGAACAATGTAATCAATGGTACTTTAACACTCAATACTGACGGTTCATTTAGTTATGTGCCCAGCACTAACTTCAACGGTATTGATAGTTTTACCTATAAAGTGACTGACAGTAATGGAGGTAGTGCAGAAGCGATTGTTACATTAACGTCAGTGACGATTAATCATCTTCCAGTAGCGAACGCCGATAGCTATACTTTTAATGAAGATACCCCATTAATTAAACTTATTAGTGATAGCGATCACTTGCTAACTAATGACAGCGATGCTGACGGTGATGCATTAACCGTCAACACTACACCGGTATCAAATGTCAGTAGCGGCAGCTTAACCTTAAACAATAATGGTTCATTTAGTTATATTCCTAGACCAAATTTTCACGGTACTGACAGTTTTACCTATGAAATTAGTGATGTAAATGGTGATGTTGCTCAAGCGAGTGTCACGTTAGTGGTTAATAGTATTAATGATGTGCCAGTAGCCGTTAACGACAGTTATAGTTTTGCAGAAGACTTTACATGGGAGAGACGTGTTACTGATGGTGATCAGCTATTAAGTAATGACAGCGATGCTGATGGCGATACATTAGTCGTCAATACTACGCCAGTGTCTAATGTCAGCAATGGTACTCTAACATTGAATAATGACGGTTCTTTTCTCTATGTCCCTGATAGTGACTTTAGTGGTATAGATAATTTTACTTATCAAATTAGTGATGGCAATGGTGGTAGTGCACAAGCTAGCGTTACCTTGATTGTTCATGCCATTGCTGATCTTCCTATTGCGGTTGCAGACAGTTACACCGTTGACGAAGATGTCACATTATTTAAGCTTGTTGGTGACAGCGATCATTTACTAAGCAATGACAGCGATGCTGATGGCGACTCATTAACGGTAAACACAACACCAATATTTAACGTCAGCAACGGTAGCTTAACACTCGTTAATGACGGTTCATTTACTTATATTCCTAATAGCGAATTTAATGGCGCTGATAGCTTTACTTACCAAATTAATGATGGCCATGGCGGCACCGCACAAGCGAGTGTTAGTCTGACAATACAAGCGGTAAATGATGCACCTATCGCTACAAATCAAGTATTTAATATTGATGAAGATAAAACTGATGGTGATATCGTTGGCACTGTTGTCGCTAGTGATAAAGAGGGCGATAGCTTAAGTTATACACTTACCGCTGGAGACACTGCTTTATTTAATATTAGTTCAACGACCGGGGTAATGACCTTAGCTGGAACTCAACCTCTAGATTTTGAAACTAATTCACAACATAACGTTACCGTTACTATTGCTGATAATGGTATTCCTATCGCTGAATCTACAGACATTAATATTGTTATCAATGTAAATGATACGGGAGAAACAGGTGTGTTAAGTGAGACGTTGAGTTTTGGCCGTCCTGTTATTGGTGCTCTTGAATTAACGGGGATTAAAACTCAAGCAAAATTGACTGACTCAGTCCACCATGGTGATAAAGTTTATTTTGTTGGTAGTGTCGATAATGTCGATAAAGACCTTTACATGGTTGCCTATAACCGAGATGGACTGCTAGATAATAGTTTTGGAAATGCGGGGGTGAAAACTTTTGATTTTGGTGACAATGAATATGCAAAATCAATTGTTACACATGGCGGAAAATACTACATAGCTTTTGATCGTGATAATGGTACCTATACCGAAATATGCTTTTTAAAAGTTAATGGTAGTGGCGACCTAGAAGCAAGCTATGGTAATGATGGTCTCAGTTGCACAACAGAGCAAAGAAAACTCTCAATAAATGATGCTGTTTTAGACGGTAATAATATCATTGCTGTTGGTAAAGTTGAGGGAACTGACGACGATTTACTCGTGATAAAGATAGATGATGATGGTAACTTTATTGATCATACTCCTGCAGATATAACAGACTCGCCTCACATTTATAAAGATATCAGTGGCCTAGGCCTCGATGATGAAGGCGTTGCTATATATAGTCCTGATAATAATAAATTTATGATAACCGGTAATGTTTTAACATCCGACGGTGATAAAGACATTTTTGCTTGGTTACTTGATGACTCTGGTACCGCGATATCTACTTTTAATAGCGGTACTGCTCAGTTTTATGATGTCAGTGGCACTGATGACCAGGTTTACGCTCTTGGAGGGGAAGAAGAAAGCGGCTTTACCACTCATATGGTTGGTGCAACAGTATTAGCTAATGGCGTTAAAGAAGCCGTTATTATTGCTATTGACGCAACAGGTGCCCCAACACCACTGTTTGGTAATAACGGTATTGTTACTTATGATGTCGATGGTGATGCAGATGCCGGTACTGGCTATGCTGAATTTACGGGTTTTGCCTATTACAGTAGTCAATTATATTTAAGTGGTACTTTATTTGACGGACAAAGTAAGCCATTTACTACGCGTGTTTTTGCAAATAGTGGCGCTGTAGATATTGGTAATTATGGTGTTGGCGGTTATCAAAAAATAGCTTATGCAACTGATAATGCTTATGCACTTAATATGACCTTGGATGATGACTACACCATGTGGCTATCTGGTTATGTTGAGTCGGGTAGTGATAAAAATATGATTATCAACGCTGTTGATGTCAATGGAGCCCTGTGTAATAAAGATTGTGAATATGACTTTGCTGATGGTAAAGAAATTTTAATTCATTCCAGCATGGCATCAGACGATACACTGGCTCAAGTCATTCAAATTACATCGGGCCTGCAACAAAATAAATTTATAGCGGTTTCAACCGCTGATGATGGTACTAACCAACACGTAATTATGACTCGATTAACTCAGGCGGGCCTGCTAGACACAAGCTTTGACAGCGATGGACATAAGCAATTGAAAATAGCTACCAGTACGATGGCTTCTGGACTGTTTGAGTTACCGAATAATCAGCTTATTGTTTATGGTAATGTCACCGATGGTGGTGTTGTGAGTGGCTTTATTGCCCGTATCGATCAAAATGGCTTATTGGATAGCAGTTTTGCTACCGGTGGTATTTATACCGCAACAGGGTTTGGTGCTAGCGCACTGAAATTTAACCAAGTAAAAGTTGATACCTTAGGACGACTTGTTGCAGTGGGTAGTTACGAAAATGGTAGTAAAAGTGCCTTTGTTTTACGCTTAAGTGATTCGGGAGTACTCGACAGTACATTTAATACGTTAGAGACTTCCGGCTATATCATTGGTGCGGTAACCGATGATTACTCCACTGTTACTATTGATAGCAGTAATAGCATCTATGTTGCTGGCTATCGAGATATTGGTGATAAAGATATGTTATTGGTTAAATATCTTGCCACAGGTGCTTTAGATAGTTCTCTTAATGGCTCGGGAGAATTAACTGTAGATGTCAATTCTGGTATTGATGATTATGTTGAACATATCAACTTTGATAGCAATAGTGACCTTTACTTAATCGGTAATGAGCTAGGAGTAACCGAAAAAGTAGCGATTGCTAAAGTATCAAGCGCCGGTGTTTTAGATAGTAGTTTTTCTAATGATGGTATCGCTAGTATTACAATGGCGCCTTTGTTTGGTGATTCAGGTATGACGAGTGCAGCTATTGGTAGTAATAATAATATCGTCGTGGCAGGTTTTGGTGAAATCCTCGGAGCTAAAAGTTATATGGTTGGGCGTATAAAAACAGACGGAAGCTTAGACTCTACGTTTGATATTAATGGCTACTTCATGACTTTGACTTGTAATAGCTCAGGACAGCTAGAATCCATTATCTTACTTAATAACAGTTCTCTTGTGGTTGCCGGTCAATGTTATGTAGATAGCACAGAAGGCAAAAATATTGAAATAAGCCACTATCAACTGAATTAA
- a CDS encoding FecR family protein → MMNNLSFLARRTALRTTLSISMLILAITVSNSALANDVAGKTILAKGQVEAFDQANKEKRTLRRRSEIFNVDNIITGDKSKAQFSMSDGGLITLKENTNVLISNYKFDPEGGESSATLELVNGGLRSISGLIKKSGGDYQVKTPVGSIGIRGTHFAVEVVGDDVVFAVYSGSIDVQLTNQTTLSLGSTEDFSFASVNIEGEVTRMTQAPASISLGYSGVLPSKKNTSAANENTDDGQALASVIDSSSESPITEDSPQNDVDVIEDLGVYSESEWQGGRDLPIAELIAERTGTLSYGNISQSTVNSSVGQVSDFAINMTVDFDNASVPQGSLSFTDSQGQWFAAYSGLINVDQLDLGVNFASHGNNRADGIIFAAFSDGLDEIFGGFNLQEINNPSVNAEGSFKINP, encoded by the coding sequence ATGATGAATAACTTAAGTTTTCTAGCCAGACGCACAGCACTAAGAACAACGTTATCAATTAGCATGTTGATTTTAGCTATAACTGTCAGTAATAGCGCATTGGCTAATGATGTGGCAGGTAAAACTATTCTAGCAAAAGGTCAGGTTGAGGCTTTTGATCAAGCTAACAAAGAAAAGCGCACATTACGACGTCGCTCTGAAATATTTAATGTTGATAACATTATTACCGGTGATAAAAGTAAAGCTCAGTTTAGTATGTCCGATGGTGGCTTAATTACCTTAAAAGAAAACACTAATGTACTAATTAGTAATTATAAATTCGATCCTGAAGGTGGTGAATCTTCAGCGACACTGGAGCTTGTTAATGGTGGCTTACGATCTATTAGCGGCCTCATCAAAAAGTCTGGTGGAGATTATCAAGTTAAAACGCCCGTAGGCAGTATTGGTATTCGTGGTACACACTTTGCTGTAGAGGTTGTTGGTGATGACGTTGTATTTGCTGTTTATAGTGGCAGTATTGATGTTCAACTCACTAACCAAACAACGTTGTCACTAGGCAGTACCGAAGATTTTTCTTTTGCTTCTGTCAATATTGAAGGAGAAGTAACTCGAATGACGCAAGCTCCGGCGAGCATATCTTTAGGTTATTCGGGCGTATTGCCGAGTAAAAAAAATACCAGTGCAGCGAATGAAAATACAGATGATGGTCAAGCATTAGCGTCTGTCATTGATAGCTCATCAGAGTCACCTATAACGGAAGACTCCCCTCAAAACGATGTTGATGTTATTGAAGACCTTGGCGTTTATAGTGAATCTGAATGGCAAGGAGGGAGAGATTTACCTATTGCTGAATTAATTGCGGAGCGAACAGGGACTCTTTCTTACGGCAATATTAGTCAAAGTACTGTGAATTCAAGTGTTGGGCAAGTAAGCGATTTTGCAATTAATATGACCGTTGATTTTGATAATGCTTCAGTGCCGCAAGGATCATTAAGCTTTACTGACAGTCAAGGGCAATGGTTTGCTGCTTATTCAGGGCTGATTAATGTTGATCAATTAGATTTAGGAGTAAATTTTGCTTCGCATGGCAATAATAGAGCCGATGGTATTATCTTTGCCGCTTTCTCAGATGGTTTGGATGAGATATTTGGTGGTTTTAACTTGCAAGAAATTAATAATCCGTCAGTCAATGCTGAAGGCTCGTTTAAAATTAACCCATAA
- a CDS encoding surface lipoprotein assembly modifier, whose protein sequence is MKKFLLVFFLLLLTSQTVAAKTFKEQSAYKLLKEKILLNEGAQAWQDALLLEAEYLGDVDFDLLYGLAALKVQENERAVYAFERVVANEPSWLNAQYYLASAYFSMKNYHAVIELTESLKSNESIAQNLKSSTINLQRVAQASLNKQSLYIQQSVDINLGYDSNINAGSSEDNIFLPSLNQSIVLSEDSQKNSSSFLALGHQLNGVKALTQSSKLAFSAVSKLHSFNSSSDFNRFSIRTNLRYKKDFEAFSGAVGFKVVSLWLDDRYYRTQFGATFGLSKNFNKHWLFSSEAFVGKTKNDVDQQLNTDDSSVQISLQYSEKNWLHLLSLSHLKEDSEFVENQHVNRKISAVNYIANFAIDRHWLASANLSYQHQAYQHIQRFFLEKRTDNMWLFGASIQYQDTDNWSYRLSATVQDKDSNLVLYSYERADINFSARMSF, encoded by the coding sequence GTGAAGAAGTTTTTATTGGTTTTTTTCTTGTTGTTACTCACAAGTCAAACTGTTGCTGCAAAAACGTTTAAAGAACAAAGTGCTTATAAATTACTGAAAGAAAAAATATTACTCAATGAAGGAGCTCAAGCTTGGCAGGATGCCTTATTACTCGAAGCCGAATACTTAGGGGATGTTGATTTTGATTTACTCTATGGTCTTGCTGCATTAAAAGTACAAGAAAATGAGCGTGCTGTTTATGCTTTTGAGCGAGTTGTGGCGAATGAACCTAGCTGGCTAAATGCGCAATATTATCTTGCGAGTGCTTATTTCTCGATGAAAAATTACCATGCGGTTATTGAGCTCACAGAGTCATTAAAGAGTAACGAAAGTATTGCTCAAAATCTAAAGTCCTCAACTATAAATCTTCAACGCGTTGCTCAGGCATCTTTGAATAAGCAGTCGCTTTACATACAGCAATCAGTCGATATTAACTTAGGTTACGATTCAAATATTAATGCCGGAAGTAGTGAAGATAATATTTTTCTCCCTTCACTTAATCAAAGTATTGTTTTGTCTGAAGATAGTCAGAAAAATAGCAGTAGCTTTTTAGCTTTAGGCCACCAACTCAATGGTGTTAAGGCATTAACACAGTCATCTAAACTCGCCTTTTCAGCCGTTAGTAAACTTCATTCCTTCAATAGTAGCTCTGATTTTAACCGGTTTTCAATTCGAACTAATCTACGTTATAAAAAAGATTTTGAAGCTTTTAGCGGTGCCGTCGGTTTTAAAGTAGTTTCGCTTTGGCTTGACGACCGTTATTACCGAACACAATTTGGCGCAACGTTTGGCTTGAGTAAAAATTTTAACAAACATTGGTTATTCTCTTCTGAAGCGTTTGTTGGAAAGACTAAAAATGATGTTGATCAACAACTAAATACTGATGATAGTTCAGTGCAAATATCTCTGCAGTACAGTGAAAAAAACTGGTTACATTTATTGAGTTTAAGCCATTTAAAAGAGGATAGTGAGTTTGTGGAAAACCAGCATGTTAATAGAAAAATAAGTGCTGTAAATTATATCGCCAATTTTGCTATTGATAGACATTGGTTAGCAAGCGCAAATCTTAGTTATCAGCACCAGGCTTATCAACATATTCAACGATTTTTTCTTGAAAAACGTACCGATAACATGTGGTTGTTTGGTGCCTCTATTCAATATCAAGATACAGATAATTGGTCTTATCGATTAAGTGCGACTGTTCAAGATAAAGACAGTAATTTAGTGCTTTATTCCTACGAACGTGCAGACATAAATTTTTCTGCTCGCATGAGCTTTTAA